A genomic window from Candidatus Tumulicola sp. includes:
- a CDS encoding lytic transglycosylase domain-containing protein encodes MGIAPTDLASTLRSSQPGWRAPVAAQLDLSHSSEIADTLEEAGLQGTPRSVSGGFATLIADLEKRFESLSQQLAKTLQRLSARFAAPPPRALESTAARQAQSTVSPYDGLIRAAAERHALDPALLAAVARRESAFDPTAVSKAGAQGLMQLMPDTAKSLGVSDAFDPAQNVEGGAKLLRGLIDQFGGRLDLALAAYNAGPGAVQRYGGVPPYQETRAYVRDVLADYRAKALVG; translated from the coding sequence ATGGGCATCGCGCCGACCGATCTCGCGAGCACGCTGCGAAGCTCGCAACCAGGCTGGAGGGCGCCGGTCGCGGCGCAACTCGACCTATCCCACTCAAGCGAAATAGCGGATACGCTGGAAGAAGCAGGACTTCAAGGTACACCACGCAGCGTCAGCGGCGGGTTCGCGACGCTCATCGCCGACCTGGAGAAGCGCTTTGAAAGCCTCTCGCAACAGCTGGCTAAAACGTTGCAGCGTTTGAGCGCCAGGTTTGCGGCGCCGCCGCCGCGCGCGCTCGAAAGCACGGCGGCGCGTCAGGCGCAATCGACCGTCAGTCCGTACGACGGGCTTATCCGAGCCGCCGCCGAGCGCCACGCGCTCGATCCGGCGCTGCTCGCCGCCGTCGCGCGGCGCGAATCCGCTTTCGACCCGACGGCCGTTTCCAAGGCCGGCGCACAAGGGCTGATGCAATTGATGCCCGACACGGCAAAATCGCTGGGCGTCTCGGACGCGTTTGATCCAGCGCAGAACGTCGAGGGCGGCGCCAAGCTGCTGCGCGGGCTCATCGATCAGTTCGGCGGCCGGCTCGATCTCGCGCTGGCCGCCTACAACGCCGGCCCTGGCGCAGTCCAGCGCTATGGGGGTGTCCCGCCATATCAGGAAACGCGGGCGTACGTGCGCGACGTCCTCGCCGACTACCGGGCAAAGGCTCTCGTCGGCTAA